GAGATGAGAGGAACAGTGAGGGTCCTGAAGGTGGATGGATACTTCTTGGCTCAGCAGGAAGTTCACATAATGAGTTAAAGAGTGGAGGCAGGTTGGATTGGTAGGAACCAGAGTTAGTGATGATGAGTGACAGGACAGCTGACAGAGGTTTACATGAACCTGGTGAGATCTGCTGTGATGTACAATTTGGAGACGGTTGCGCTGATTCAAAGTCATGAGGGAGAGCTGATGGTGTTTGGAGTTTTATTGGCTGTGATCAAAACCGACAGGATCAGAAACAGTTCAGGTTTAACTGTTTGGAGCTACattcaaacattattttaaaatcttttacagATCGTGTACAACCTGCTGTCTCTGCGCTACAACTCCCGTATTCGTGTGAAGACGTACACGGACGAGCTGACGCCGGTGGACTCCTCCGTTTCTGTCCACAAGGCCGCCAACTGGTACGAGAGGGAGGTGAGTCACCGCGGCTTCGGTAACGCTGGAGCTCGGAGGCGGGTCGGCACTGACTGGGTTTGTGTGTGGAAACAGGTGTGGGACATGTACGGCGTGTTCTTCGCCAACCACCCCGACCTCAGGCGCATCCTGACTGACTACGGCTTCGAGGGTCACCCCTTCAGGAAGGACTTCCCTCTGTCTGGATATGTAGAGGTCAGTTCTGCCATCAGCATTTCAACAATTCTTTCAGTGTATATTTTTGACATAATAGATAAAGtgtttacaacaacaaaaacccaacGGAGCCAAACAAACGCTAAGGACTCCAGAGTCCGGTTGGTTCGGGGAGGTTTGAATGTGAAATCACATCAGAACTGTGAACTCTGGTCCTCCTACAAACTTTGGTCTGGGTTTGGTTGAAgggaactctggtgcagttcgaCTGCATATGTGAATGGAATGTGGATCGGAGACAGCTCCAAAGGCAGAAGGTGGACTATAACataaggcattctgggtaaatccaaccaaaacaaacggGAAAGTCTAGTGTTGGCTGGAGAAATgattcttaattttaaaaaaatcattcataccactgctaaaatctgatcacagtccatttttgtttacatttcttgaagaaggaagttagactttttcaaaggtttttgtgtcatttccttcagtggtgcttgttgcagcgcccccacaggcgaggaggggaacaggtttgtttttttggaaaaagtttgacataatacagctgaaaatgtagcaaatgttgcaactttggttccCAATAGAACCTCgtctggtgtgaaaacatcctggTAGTGTTCTGATGAAGTTGATATCCgaatgtttgcatgtttattttttttctgcatatcTGTGgttctgttattattatttacctccagcaacacaaaagcaaaaagttaATCCAACCAACAACGATGATCGATTCAGAACTGAACGGATTGTTAGTTGAAAGGAGAGGATTTTATTGTGATGTCTATTGTTATcataagaatttagatttttatagttattattttttgttgttggtttttaaaCCCCGGAAGTGACTTCTattgttttcttcactttttcttctggttctgtgtttAATAATCAGTATAGTTTATTAATAATCTGTGTTTAATAATCAGTTTAGATTATTAAACACAGAAGTTGGTGGACATTTAGAAAGGATCAATGGTTGGATGAAGTTGGTCTTTGAAACTATATATTTCTCTAAATTCATCGAATCGTTTCCCAGCGCTCATAAACGCCACATGctctgttaaataaataagttaagatgattttcagtcattttgtcgTTTTGCTCCACAGGTGCGCTACGACGACGAGTTGAAGCGGGTGGTGGCGGAGCCCGTGGAGCTGGCGCAGGAGTTCAGGAAGTTCGACCTGAACACGCCGTGGGAAGTGTTCCCGGCGTACCGGGAGCCCAAAGAGGCCCCGCCCAAACTGGAGGCCCCGGCCCCAGAGAAGAAGTGACGCCTCCTCTGTTCGCTCTAGTCtcatcagttttctgtttgaccAACCCGTCTggaatatttatgtaaataaaagctCCTAATAAAACCACGCTGAACCTGTTTTATGGTGCTTTGAGTTCTTTTTGCTCCTCTAGtgactgcagagaaaaaaactttgttttttatttctagctTATAAAAAtggtttagaaaaatgtttttatttactctccTTGGTAAAACTCAGCAGTGgatgtttaatttgtttggtcagaagtttacatcctttaattttcacaaatgtgaaaattgcatttttttatatatattagaaCTGTTCTTCTTGTCACAACTTTAAtgattaataatcacaaaaatcaGATCCATGTGTTTgaattttctcagatttttcctCAAATGATAAACTCAAGCTCAACTACATCGCCTGTATTTTCCCTGTCAGATGTTTCacttttataattgtttttacaaattaatcaataaaatgagttttttgtGACCCATAAAACCttttaacataaacaaaaacaattcaatgAGAATATGTAATATAAGTGATATTCACTGCCTTAAACCTGAATCAGATATAAATTCATAAAGTTCTCAAAAGGAAACCAGCATATTGAATTGTATCCTGCCTTCAGTTCTCCTGACCTGCAGCTGTTTCCAgattaaaaagtcatttaagtaaaataaatagtaaaataactcttattttaccaggataaacaaaaactatttttcaagGGAGTCCTGGCCAAGAAGCAGCATAAAGTAAACTAAATATAACTGTTTACATGTACTAAAAGCTGCAATTTGGTGATACAgtctaaaaatattcatatgtgaaaacataaacattaaagtttaatgcttttgttattaagacttttttaaaaatagtctcaagttataaaagaaatacagtttAATAACAGACATTTATTCAGTAAACTTCAGTATTTGACctatttttctatatttgtctTAAATTTTCCACTGCATGAcctaaagtttttattattattgtaatgtgagaaactaaaaataatatattcttACTTATTTACGTTTGGATTTAAAAGCAATGCAGGAAAATCACACAAACACCAGGTGGCGCTGCAGAATAAAACCAGGACAATCCAAGATGTTTGTCCTCTTTCGTTTATTTCAAcgaacgtttttttttcttccgtcGCATTcactttacatgtaaaaatcCGTTTAACATCTCAAATAGTTGGAGGACAGAAGACAGCAAGAGTCAAAATATCATCCAGGGATTTTTTCTGGCACgacaaaactgttttgaaaactGTAGAAATTAGAACTGAACCACGTtttgactatatatatatatatatatatatatatatatatatatatatatatatatatatatatatatatatatatatatatatatatatatatatatatatatatatatatatatatatatatatatatatatatatatatatatatatatatatatatatgtataattatttttaaatacataatttttgaCCTAAAGCATCAGAAACAGGAACTGTACACATAACACACACAAGCTGGACATGCGATCATGAGAAAACTTTTCTcctcagatgttttgttttcagttacaTGCATGCATAACACAAGTCTCTGAGTGCTGCACACACCAAGGGTTCTGGATGGGCCTTGGAAGTTCTTGATAAGTTccggagggttctgggagttcttGAGATTCTGCAGGGGTTCTAGGTGGTTCTGGATGGGTTTTGGAGAGATTCTGAAGGATTTTGTAGTTTTCTAGATTGTTCTGTAGGTTTGGAGGGTTCTGGAAAGATTCTAGATGGGTTCTGTAGGGATCATAAAGGTTCTGGTGGGTTTTGGATGGTTCTGGAGGGTTGTGGACAGAACAAACTTGATTTCCTGAGCTGCATCGGGCCGGCTGAATGGATCTGGGTTCGCTCTCACGCTGAGGCTGAGATGGAGAGAGCGTTCTTCTGAGACTAAAGGAGAAACTCAGTTTACTGGGAGAGAAAATTAACCACAAGTTTGTTTCCTAAAAGTCGCTGCCGCTTTACAGCTTTGGAAATCAGCTATAAGTGAGACTGGAAAATTCATATTATCTTTAGACATAAAGATGTTTTCAGGTTTAGTCCACTCCTTCTGTCAAATACATCCAGAGGAAATGAGTTTTCAGTGGTTTGCTTTGCTAAAGGGTTCCTGCCTTTATGGTTTCTAACAGGAATCACAGCAAGCACCTTTTTTCCAGCCTGATTTGGAAATGGTGTCTCGTTTAAAACCGGGTGAAATTTCCATATGCAGcatacattttcaaacagtttcCTGCAGATCTGTGGAACGCTCTCCCAACATGTTTCCCGCTGCTGATTCCTAACTCTAACTCATTTTTCCTTTGCCAAATACTGACTGACTGGAGTAAAGTCAGAGCTCTGCATCTCATACATTTTCCAACATTTGCTTCTCATAAATGTTCAACcaatgtcataaaaacatctaaacgtTCAACAAAACTAAAGTTGAACCCCCGCGGTCCTCCAGAGGATAGGGTTGTTTGATAAGGGAAGGGTTCATGACAGTTTGAACTGTATAATCTTATTCCCAGCGGTGTGAAATTAGATATGCACATCACTGCAGCCTGGGAGAAGCAATTCAATTTTCCCCCCAGTGGGCTCTATCTGAAGACCTGAAATAAATGCTGCTAGAATCAGAAATCAAATTATGTCCCAGATCCCTGCAGGCCCAGAGGAGGCATGTGGTCAACAGTTGTATGGATACGGAGTCGTGCTCTTCTTCCAAATCTGTGTCAGTTCTGTCCTGGAATCCTTCGCTCCCCCTGCGACCAAGAGACAACATCGAGCTCCCAAATATTGGAAAGAAAACActcattttgacacaaaaaccCGACACGGTTCACTGTAATTTACATGCGGTTAATGACAAAACAAGTAAAGAGACGTCTTACTTATAAGCAGAAACACCAAACGTTTGACAGGAAGCCAACACTTCAAGGAATATTTCAGTGGAGAATGAAAATTCTGATTATCCATCTTTATCAAACCACTGAAGCTTAAATCGCTTGGAATTACTTTGCAGAAATGATCAGAACAAATGGGCATTTATGAATGTCCAACTCTTTGGTAAATCTATTTCACATGATTTCATCCTTGGAGagaaatgctttaattttacagcatttttatgacttttcactcatgataaaaataaactctaCTTTCTTGTACGGTTGTGGATAGAGACTGTAACAATTAAGCATATCAGCTGATTATCATTTTAGTGTCACTTAAATTTTCTTGGAAATTCAAGacttcatttgttgttttgttgatagTTATTATTGATCCGTTATAGAAAACTGCACCCAGATTGGTTTCAGTTTGTATTTAATTAGACTGGACCGGACTAATTTCACCAGAATTAATTATCTAGTAAAGTGCAGATAGATGATAATTGTGCTAACCAGTGGTGGGCACCCTTCTGCTAATAGCAGATCTGATGTTTCATTTAGCACTTTTGctaactgaaaacatttagcgcACTTCCCCTAAATTCATTTGTCCATGTAGATTCTAAAGGAataatttacttggctgtttgGGAAAGTTTAgttaaataaagttcaacatgtGTTGAACTTTTAGTTATTGACAGTTTAAAACTCTTCAAGTAGTTAGAcctttatattcatgctcttactTTGAAGTGGGCGAAGAACAGTCTTCTCCCCCCGCCCTCCCCGCTCCCCAatgactttatttcaaacaaaagacggaaattgagagaaaaatataaacataacaCAACATATAATTCTAGAATATGTAAATTATAATGTCCAATTTAATTGGTGCGTTAGCGTTGTAGTCTTCCAAGGGCAGATATAATATGAATTGACGTTAGCGCATTAGCATTTGCTCCCTCTAAATACCGTGTTGGTGTAGCACTTCACCAATAGCAGAAGGGTAATGACTAGCTCCTTAGGGTTAGCACAGCTAACGTTTTAGCTAGCGGTGCCCACCACCAATGCTAACATAATCAAACACCTAGAGGAACTTTCATTATAGAGTGAAATATTCACACTCAAGTGAGATGGACT
This genomic interval from Gambusia affinis linkage group LG02, SWU_Gaff_1.0, whole genome shotgun sequence contains the following:
- the ndufs3 gene encoding NADH dehydrogenase [ubiquinone] iron-sulfur protein 3, mitochondrial isoform X2 translates to MVRYCNRSECSDTSVGVARTSCLLPQQIRPQSSTTETRPTVRPKDAVTHNQLAAFGEYVAEMMPKYIQQVQVTCYNELEVMIHPDGVVPVLTFLRDHTNAQFRNMIDLTAVDVPSRQNRFEIVYNLLSLRYNSRIRVKTYTDELTPVDSSVSVHKAANWYEREVWDMYGVFFANHPDLRRILTDYGFEGHPFRKDFPLSGYVEVRYDDELKRVVAEPVELAQEFRKFDLNTPWEVFPAYREPKEAPPKLEAPAPEKK
- the ndufs3 gene encoding NADH dehydrogenase [ubiquinone] iron-sulfur protein 3, mitochondrial isoform X1; the protein is MAASLVRFVRGGFGRSFNLARTSCLLPQQIRPQSSTTETRPTVRPKDAVTHNQLAAFGEYVAEMMPKYIQQVQVTCYNELEVMIHPDGVVPVLTFLRDHTNAQFRNMIDLTAVDVPSRQNRFEIVYNLLSLRYNSRIRVKTYTDELTPVDSSVSVHKAANWYEREVWDMYGVFFANHPDLRRILTDYGFEGHPFRKDFPLSGYVEVRYDDELKRVVAEPVELAQEFRKFDLNTPWEVFPAYREPKEAPPKLEAPAPEKK